In Vibrio stylophorae, the genomic stretch CGAAACGCTTGTTGAAGCGATCAACACGGCCGCCGGTGTCAACGATACGTTGCTTACCAGTGTAGAATGGGTGACATTTGTCACACACGTCTAGGTTTAGATCTTTACCAACAGTTGAAGCAACTTCGATAACGTTACCGCAAGAACATTTTGCAGTGATTACTTTGTATTCTGGGTGGATACCAGCTTTCATGGGAAAACCTCTAATGAAAGGCCGTGCCGCTCTTCCGATCCAAAGCCGGACACCGCACGTCGTTAAATAACAATTGTGTTAAGGCCGCGGATTTTAATCAATCATCGCCCTCGGATCAACCTTTGCTGCAGATCTTTTCGCCACAATTCAAGCCCCTCAATTGGTGCCATTGGCGAAGCCTGATACACTGAGCCATTCCTATTTTTCCGGTGCATTGGGCATCGAAATATTGAGTAGATTGCCACCCATGACTATAGCGCGCATCGCCCTTCCCGTCCCGCTCGATAAGCTATTTGATTATCGTATCGGTGACACACAACCCAAGGTTGGCGCGCGTGTAAAAGTCCCCTTTGGTCCGCGCCAACTCATTGGTATGGTTGTGGCGTTACCGCAACACAGTGACTACCCCATCGAAAAACTCAAAGCCATTAGCCAAGTACTCGATGCCGAGCCACTCTGGCAACCGCCGCTCTATCAAACGCTACAATGGCTAAGTCACTACTATCAATATCCACTGGGCGATACCCTCAATCTATTGATGCCCGCAGCGCTGCGCCAAGGTAAACCCGCGTCGATGCAAGCGCTCAAAATGTGGCGCATCACCGACCAAGGGCGCAACGAACAACATACGCTAGCTAAAAATGCGCACCAGCAAGCAAGGTTATTGGCTGCTCTCACCAACCAAGCACAATCACACAGTGATCTTCAACAGGCTGAATTTAGCGCAGCTACCATCAATAGCTTGGCGAAAAAAGGCTGGATTGAATCCTTTTTTGAAGCGCAAAAAAACACCAGTTTATGGCCCAAGCAGGCACCGCTAAAACAAGCGCCGCTGCAACTGAACGATGAACAAGCCTTGGCCGTTGCGACCATTCAAAGCCAACACGAATTTGCCTGTTTATTGCTTGAAGGGATCACCGGCTCAGGCAAGACTGAAGTCTATCTACAAGCCATTGCACCGGTGTTAGAACAAGGCAAGCAAGTCTTGGTTCTGGTGCCGGAGATTGGCCTCACCCCGCAGACCATCGCTCGATTTACGGAGCGTTTTGATGTCCCCGTTGCCGTGGTCCACTCCAACCTCAACGATACTGAACGCCTCAAAGCTTGGCTCAATGCGCGTGATAATCACTGCGCCATTGTGATTGGTACGCGCTCAGCGCTATTTACGCCATTTCATGACTTGGGGCTCATTGTGGTGGATGAGGAGCATGATGCCTCCTATAAACAGCAAGACACCATTCGCTACCATGCCCGTGATGCCGCGATTATGCGTGCCAATAAAGAGCAAATCCCCATAGTGCTTGGCTCGGCAACACCTTCTTTGGAGACGCTGTATAATGCGCAAACTGGTAAATATCATCACCTCACCCTTAAACGACGCGCAGGCAATGCCAGCCTGACCAAAAATCGCCTGCTGGATATCAAAGGCATGCATTGTGAGGCGGGTCTGAGTGCGCCACTGATGGCGCAAATGCGCCAGCATCTGCAAGCGGGTAATCAGGTGATGCTATTTCTCAATCGTCGCGGCTTTGCACCTGCATTGATCTGTCATGAGTGCGGCTGGCTGGCACAATGCCCACGCTGTGAGCGTTATTACACTGTGCATCAGCAATCGCAGCAGCTATGTTGTCATCACTGCGCCACCCAGCGACCACTACCGCATCAATGCCATCAATGTGGCTCAACACAGCTGGCAGGCGTCGGCGTCGGTACAGAGCAACTTGAGCAAACACTGCAACACCTATTTCCTGATTTCTCAGCGATTCGCATCGACCGTGATAGTACTCGACGAAAAGGCAGTCTTGATCAGGCGTTAACCGCTATTGCGCAAAATCAGCATCAAATTTTAATTGGCACGCAAATGCTAGCCAAAGGCCATCACTTTCCCAATGTCACCCTTGTGGGTTTAATTGATGTAGATAGTGCATTGTTTTGTAATGACTTTCGTGCCCCTGAGCGTCTTGCCCAACTATTTGTGCAAGTCGCTGGCCGCGCTGGACGTGCCAGTAAACCCGGCGAAGTGGTACTGCAAACCCATCATCCTGAACACCCTCTTCTTCTTTCTCTGTTGCGATCCGGTTATGGACCATTTGCACAAGAAGCACTCAATGAACGGCGCATCGCTGAATTACCGCCCTACAGTCATCTGTGTTTATTTCGCGCAGAAGATCATCAAGGTTCACAAGCCGAACTGTTTTTGTCTCAGGTGAAACAAACTCTCGAGGCGCATCCAGAATTCAAGGCACACGATCATTTCATTATGGGTCCAATGCCAGCCCCTATGGCCAAAAGAGCGGGCCGATACCGCTGGCAACTTATTTTGCAATCGAATCAAAGAAGTTTACGTAACAAACTGATAAGTCAAAGTAAAACAGCCATTAACATTTTACCTCTCAGCAATAAGGTACGCTGGTCCATGGACGTAGACCCGCAGGATATGAGCTAGCGAAAAATTAACCACTCTGGGGCTCAGCTCACGAAAACCATGTAACTTTTGCTAGTCAGCTCGTGTTTCACGGCGCGAATTAAGATTACAATATAGCCATTCATCGAGATTCTTTGAGCGGCCGATTTGCTGCTTATTCGATGCTGACCCACCGAGAGAAATGAGAGAGGATTACCACTATGGCGACAATGAAGGATGTTGCCCAGCTAGCAGGCGTTTCAACAGCCACGGTTTCCCGTGCTTTGATGAACCCAGAGAAGGTCTCTGCCTCAACCCGCAAAAAGGTTGAGAAAGCTGTGCTAGATGCGGGCTATTCGCCGAACTCATTGGCTCGCAATCTACGCCGCAATGAATCCAAAACGATTGTTGCCATCATCCCTGATATCTGTGACCCCTATTACGCCGAAATTATTCGCGGTATCGAGGAAGCAGCGATGGAGCACGGTTATTTGGTTCTACTCGGCGATGGCGGCCAACAGAAAAACCGTGAAAATTCATTCGTAAACCTAGTTTTTACCAAACAAGCAGATGGCATGCTACTGCTCGGCACTGATGTGCCTTTTGATGTCAGCAAGCCTGAGCAAAAGAACCTACCACCATTGGTGATGGCCTGTGAGTATGCTCCCGAGTTGGAACTGCCAACCGTACATATTGATAACCTCACCGCAGCCTTTGAAGTGGTGAACTATCTGACCCAAATGGGTCACAAACGTATTGCCACTATCACCGGCTCTGATAGCGCCGCGATCAGCAATTTCCGCCATCAAGGCTATCAACAAGCGATGCGTCGTGCTGGTATTGAAATCAATCCAGCTTATCGCGTCAAAGGTGACTACAGCTTTGCTGGCGGCGCGCGTGCCATGACCTCGCTATTGTCCTTGCCTGAGCCTCCAACCGCGGTGTTCTGTCACAATGACACCATGGCCATTGGTGCCATGCAACAAGCCAAACGTCTTGGTCTACGCGTTCCACAGGATATCTCTGTGGTTGGCTTTGATGACATTAAGTTCTCTGAGTACTGCGATCCACCGCTCACCACAGTCTCTCAACCACGCTACGACATTGGTCGCAAAGCGATGTTGATGCTGCTGGAATTGCTCCGTGGTAAAGAAGTACAAGCTGGCTCGCGTCTGCTGGATGCCAAGCTAGTGATTCGTGAAAGTGCGGCGCCACCATCTCGTTAATTCAATTTGCCAAACTATTCATCGATATACGCCAGCAACTGCTGGCGTATTTTTTTCACCAAATTGCATCAATACCCTGAACAAAATGCCATCTTGCCCCCACTTTTATGGCTGCCTCTAGCCTCAGCGCGCGCAAGTCAGTAACATGCACCCCATGTCCCCTCAATCATTCACAGCAGAACGTGGCACCAAGAGATTACGTAAAACGTGGCCGTGCGCCCAAAAAAACCAAAACCAGTAAAAAGCCTGCGCGTCCGCAAGGCGCATCACGCACCTTTGTTGCTGTGACAGCGCTGCTAATTGGCGTCTTTATTTTTGGTCTGATCAACCTATCCGGTGATGATTCAGCCCCGCAACCGCAGCCAAAACCCGAGAAAATCGTGGTCACTCAGCCAGTACAAAAACCCAAACCTGTGGCTGAGAAAAAACCGTTACCCCCTAAGCCTGAAGAGACTTGGAGCTATATTGAAGAGCTTGAAAATAAAGAAGTAACGGTTGAAGCGAAAAAGGTGAACAACAAGCCAAAGCAACCTTATCTGATGCAGTGCGGTGCCTATAAAACCTTGGCGCAAGCTGAAGAGCGTAAAGCGATGATCGCCTTTCAAGGCTTAACCAGTCGCATTCACCATGAAGGCAGCTGGTATAAAGTAGTGTTAGGGCCTTACCCACAAAAACGCCAAGCCGAAAGTGATCGCCATAAACTGCAGCGCAATAAAATCGAACCTTGCGCCATTTGGTTCTGGAATATCGATTAATTTTGCTATATTTCCCATCAACAGC encodes the following:
- a CDS encoding SPOR domain-containing protein, which produces MAPRDYVKRGRAPKKTKTSKKPARPQGASRTFVAVTALLIGVFIFGLINLSGDDSAPQPQPKPEKIVVTQPVQKPKPVAEKKPLPPKPEETWSYIEELENKEVTVEAKKVNNKPKQPYLMQCGAYKTLAQAEERKAMIAFQGLTSRIHHEGSWYKVVLGPYPQKRQAESDRHKLQRNKIEPCAIWFWNID
- the rpmE gene encoding 50S ribosomal protein L31; this translates as MKAGIHPEYKVITAKCSCGNVIEVASTVGKDLNLDVCDKCHPFYTGKQRIVDTGGRVDRFNKRFGMLSK
- the priA gene encoding primosomal protein N'; this translates as MTIARIALPVPLDKLFDYRIGDTQPKVGARVKVPFGPRQLIGMVVALPQHSDYPIEKLKAISQVLDAEPLWQPPLYQTLQWLSHYYQYPLGDTLNLLMPAALRQGKPASMQALKMWRITDQGRNEQHTLAKNAHQQARLLAALTNQAQSHSDLQQAEFSAATINSLAKKGWIESFFEAQKNTSLWPKQAPLKQAPLQLNDEQALAVATIQSQHEFACLLLEGITGSGKTEVYLQAIAPVLEQGKQVLVLVPEIGLTPQTIARFTERFDVPVAVVHSNLNDTERLKAWLNARDNHCAIVIGTRSALFTPFHDLGLIVVDEEHDASYKQQDTIRYHARDAAIMRANKEQIPIVLGSATPSLETLYNAQTGKYHHLTLKRRAGNASLTKNRLLDIKGMHCEAGLSAPLMAQMRQHLQAGNQVMLFLNRRGFAPALICHECGWLAQCPRCERYYTVHQQSQQLCCHHCATQRPLPHQCHQCGSTQLAGVGVGTEQLEQTLQHLFPDFSAIRIDRDSTRRKGSLDQALTAIAQNQHQILIGTQMLAKGHHFPNVTLVGLIDVDSALFCNDFRAPERLAQLFVQVAGRAGRASKPGEVVLQTHHPEHPLLLSLLRSGYGPFAQEALNERRIAELPPYSHLCLFRAEDHQGSQAELFLSQVKQTLEAHPEFKAHDHFIMGPMPAPMAKRAGRYRWQLILQSNQRSLRNKLISQSKTAINILPLSNKVRWSMDVDPQDMS
- the cytR gene encoding DNA-binding transcriptional regulator CytR, coding for MATMKDVAQLAGVSTATVSRALMNPEKVSASTRKKVEKAVLDAGYSPNSLARNLRRNESKTIVAIIPDICDPYYAEIIRGIEEAAMEHGYLVLLGDGGQQKNRENSFVNLVFTKQADGMLLLGTDVPFDVSKPEQKNLPPLVMACEYAPELELPTVHIDNLTAAFEVVNYLTQMGHKRIATITGSDSAAISNFRHQGYQQAMRRAGIEINPAYRVKGDYSFAGGARAMTSLLSLPEPPTAVFCHNDTMAIGAMQQAKRLGLRVPQDISVVGFDDIKFSEYCDPPLTTVSQPRYDIGRKAMLMLLELLRGKEVQAGSRLLDAKLVIRESAAPPSR